The genomic DNA tcgtgaccccccacccccccccgaggGGTCCTGacgcccagtttgagaacccctgctctacattTACCACAAGTAAAGACTTCAGAGAGGTCTGTACTTTCTGACACCAGGGGGCAGGAGACTCCAGGGCTGGAAAGAAGACTAATTAGGACCTGTTTAGTTACAAGCCCATAATGAGGCAAGCAGCTTGCTTGGAAGACGGAACAGATAGAAATTTCTTTGGGGGAAAGGGGATTCTCCAACTGCCGCCAGTGAACTAtggccaaaaaaaaacaaacaaaaaaaggtggCTCTCCCTTTATCCTGACAGCAGTTTTCAGCTGCCTCCAAGGGCTAAGAGTTGGGAGGAGAGGGCTTAGGAAAAAAAGCTTGTCTGACCTTATTCTCCTGTCTCCCATATACCTTCAATCCCATACAGATTTGGTATCATCCAATTTAGCGGGAGACTGATCTGCAGATCAGAGATTACAGAAAACACTGTTTATGCTGAAGAGCTTAACCCCAAATGGGAGCTTCCCTACATCATCCAAAATTGAGAATAGCAGACTGACAGGGATTTTACCCTGCCTGAAGCTTTTCAACACCAACATCAAAAAAGACTTGGATGTTTTGACCAGTCCATAAATTAGCCTATGTGAAGGGGCTACACCCTGCTCTGGCAGAAGGGGTTTGATGGTCTAATTGGTGTTTTCCATCTGTCTTACCACTAAATTCTTGCATGTCTAGAAGTAAGTTGTACACCTGTATGTATATTTCAGGTATGCAAATTAATACTCTGAAATCAAAATAATCGTAGCTCAACTGAGATCCATGCACAGATCTACGGGAAGCAGCGTTTCTGGTGACACTTGGTGGCAGCTTTAATTGTTGATCTATGAAAAGtttgcagctgttttttcagtcaGAATCCACAAGTTACATGAAGATCAAGATAGTCAAATTTACTCGCCACTTTTGCTCTTTATGAAAAGTATTTCTACCCAATGAAAGGTCTGTCTCCTCCCAACGCCACTCGATCCTACAACAAATTCAGCGCTGAATCTGTAACATACTCATTTTATAGCATCAAGATTTCACTGTAAATCAAACAGAAGAAAGCAGCAAACAGAAGCCCACTCACATATGAATTAAATACCTAATTAAAAATCTCACAGGTTTTTTGCTGTtggtttctcccccctccccttattTAAAAGGTTCATTCTAGTTTGAAAGAGCCTCTTTAAAAATCACTTACCATCAAACTCTGGGAAATAGTCAACAAGGTGGGAGTACAGGATCTTGTCTTCCAACAAATCTTTCTTGTTGAGGAAGAGGATAACAGAAGAATTCTGAAACCATGGGTAGGTGATAATGGTCCGAAAAAGGGCTTTACTCTCTTCCATCCGGTTCTGATGCAAGAAATAAACCACATCAACACACCAAAAACCCTCATTTGTGAAAACCTGGCCATCTCTAATCCTAGACACATGAACTCATCCACATCACCCCAGATATCTCAGATGTCCTGTATTGAACACCTTTGTCCCATTTCAGTTTTGGTCCAGTGGAGTGTGTACGTAGGAAACAAGTGCAACATCTGTGACTGACTTGAATTTAATTTGGCTGGTTTTAATTACTTGCCAATGTGCCATCTTATTTGCCCAAGTCATTTTATGCTTTTCATTACCATGTGATCGATTTGGGATCAACTTCTGGTCATGAAGATTTGTTCCCAACAAAGGTATGTGTTGGTTCATGAGAAGGAGTGCCTGCTGCTGCTTAACAGATGCTCTTCCAGCTGTTCAAGGCACTATAATGATGTAGGCAAAGAGATTAGCCATTATTTGGCAAGATAGTTGCAATGATACAAGGTATCTAGGGTGGGAAATTTAAGATGGGAGAGAAAAAAGGAACATGTGCAAGAGCTTGAGGGCTTTTCATCAGGGTCGCAGAGAACCTAAGATGTGGGACACCCACTGACATGAGAATATTTCTGTAGAATTTGAGTGCACTGTGCATTTGAAATCTATCTTGTACCCTGTTTCCAGAAGTGTCATGACCCATTTAGCCCTAGGTTCTCTTTGTAGTGGGAAAAGCTGAAGGCCAAAAACAAGTTACTACTAATTCAAGTTCCAGTTCTCTTGGCACCAAGCAATTCAGTACCAACCTCCAAGAAAATCAGAACGACCCtccccactttcccctcatcATTAGGGCCTACTCTTGCTCAGGCTTACCTCATTATCAGATTCCACTAGAACTTGGTCATATTCACTAAGGGCTACTAAAAACATGAtggaggtcacattttcaaagcaatggATCCACTTCCTTCGTTCTGACCTCTGACCCCCAACATCCACCATTCTAAGGAAGAGAAAGACATACAATCTATCAAAGCAATAGGCTGTCAAGGATCAATAAGAGCTTCTTCGCCTGCACCCAAAGCACTAGGATATGAACGGGAGAAACAACTTTCTCCCCCCAAAGTGAAGCAGGCATCATGATACAGTAACATGTCCTCTACGAGCAGTTGTGCTCAGACAGCGTAACAGGAAGTTCTCGGAATGCTAATTCCACAGCCACCTCCACGTTTGACCCATTTCTTTTTCTTGGGAGACTGACCGCAAATACAAGCATCCTCATTCCTGTTTGCATCCTGGCCTCGTTCACTAAGCAGAGCGTCTGAAACCAGGCTCATCCATCACCCTGAACTATGGAGACTGAAAAGAAACTATGGCAAATCCATTTGAATCCTGTTCTACCAAATGCCAAAGCTATTTACATTTTGATATTAAGGTTTTATATTAAAACTTCTGATTGTGAGAGAAAGTTTGAGGTTAAGGACTTCCTTTGGCTATTGGGCTTTCCCCAGGACATTATGCTGAATGGAGTTATGCTAATCCACAGGCAAAGCATGAAACCCAGTCAACCACACATTCACACCATATGCCTAAGAAAAGCCATCAGGATACTGGGTCCGTAATTTGAACCACTATATTTCACCTGCATCTCACTTCTATTGCATCTTTTATAAACGGATCtccaaaaaaaattataaaacaaagcCACCTAAGTCCAGTCCAGTGCCTATATCTCAGTGGAGcgttattcccatttcacagatggggaacaacAAATCAGAGGTGGTGACTTGCACTGCAGCAAAGCTAAGAACTGAACCCCAAATCCAGGTTTCTAGTCCCTTTTTCTACCACATGTTCACTCTTCCCCCTCCTAGAACATTACATGTTATGACAGCATGGACCAGATAAGTATTTAGATAGAATAAAGGAGAATGCCTGTTACAAAGTAGCAAATATGTTAAACAGTACATAGAGAGGCATGATATTTGGAGATCGTATAAAGGCACAGTTAAACCTATAGATACACATATGATGCAGAAGTGAGTCAAATCCTGATGGCACAAGCTATTCATAGGAGAGCACCTTCGGAAGACACACTGGAGAATACACAAAGGAATCAGTACAGAGAAAGCAGGATCTCTCATTAGAGTTAAAGACACGTGGATCAAAGAACCTAAACACTGCATGAAGATAGAAGAATTTCTTGCCAGGAGTTATGTTTCAAACCAGTGTTGCCAGAAGAGGGCTTAGTTTTTCTCTTGCTGGATTAAGCTACCAACAGTTTGTCCAATGGGCTGGTGAGCTGTTATGTACTCATCAGGTGCCAGCATGTTGCTCCTCCTGTGATGTGTTAACAATTCCAGCTGTACATCCACCTCAGGCTCTCTAGATAGAATCAGCAAGTATAGTTCCAAACTATGCCATTTAACCAACACCCTCCTCAATTCCCAGAAGCTATTGGTTTCAACTCCTCTCACTCAGATGCCCTTaatcaacttaaaaatcacaataaatctcccccccccgcccatttcCCAAACGCATGCTAAAGTCCTCCCTACCTAAGAACATGGGTACTCTTGATCAGTAGTTTAAAAAAGCCAAGAGTAGtcctcccccagttcagtcccaCTTGAGAGAACAGTTATAGCATGGGCTACAGCGTCAGTACCTGAAGATAATATTCTCTAGGTCGAAGGGGTATTCTATTATTCCGGTTGTAGGAACTCTAACCCGTAGCACATCTTGCTGGGTTGGTAGATATCCTGGAGTTGCGATTCGATCCACATCACTAAGGTAGCTGTGAGAGGCatatgaaggggggaaaaaaagcacctTAGACTGTAGGTCACACTCATGGGGGTTTCAACACATTATAGCCATATGTTCCTTTCTCCCCCACACGTTAAGgagaccaaaagaaatctgactgCTTGAAGCATCACTAGGATCATTTAAAATGGGACAGGACCAAGTACTGGAAAACATACTTCAGGGAACAACCTTTCACTGAATCCCAAGGAGACCTAATAGGTTTCTCCACATGTAAATTTCATGACTGTCTATCAATTCCCCAGAATCCCTTCTGATGTAGTAACTGCCATGTGTCACACCTCACACCCTTctggttataaaaaaaaaatctgtatgacCCAACACAATGCCATCTTCCAGAGTCTCTATGCACTCAGATATTCTGCAACAGCTCCAAATGTCAAATCCTGATCCCCCTCAACCGTAGCTCCGTAAGGCTAAGTCAACAGGGGAAAGTGGCATTTCTGCTGTGTAGGAACCAGGAACAGGGTACAGAGATGGTCTGGGTGGGCACTGCATAGCCATCTGTACATCCTGGGACCGAGGTGTGAACAGCTCCATTTATCACCCAACAGAAATCGTGGGAAATGGCTGGTGGTGTTACAAGAGTGTATGGATCTTCCAGACATTccagtacttaaaaaaaaaaaaaaaaaaaaaaaaacacacttatcccatcccatcccctgatCCCATCTCCCGCCAGAGCTCTTTGTATCGAACAACTGAAGCCACAAAAACCAGAATCAAAAAAGCAAGGTGACAACAGTTATTTGGAACCAGAGTTACTGAAAAGGCAGGGAGGCATATGCTTACAGTTCAAACTCAGAAGCATACACCCACATTTCCTAGACTACCCCACCAGACTAAATCATTAGCAGATAGATATACCTATATCATGGGGTGAAGTAATAGGAAGAAAGAGGATAGTCTACAAAAACTAAAAGACAGCAGGGCCAGTTTGCAGTGTGAACCATATTCAGGCATCTGTAGACATCAGCTAAGTTTTAGGAAGCTTTTGTTTAGCCAACATGGCCCTGATATCCAGCAGCGTGCCAGAGTGCTTATGTACTTACTACTTAGCTGAGTCGGAGAGCTGATATTCTCGCCTCCTGTCATAACACTCTTGGATTCCAGGGTCAGTCCACAAGGTTTTAATTGCACTTACATATGGCTGCTCAAAGGTTGAGACTTTTTCTACGTCTACTTCCCGAATCAGCAGTGCATTGGTCTGAGGATAGAAGGTGAAAGGCAAGTGAGCATACATTAAACCTAGATCCTCTTGCAAGGGCTCCAGGAATGCTGTATCTTGAATGCTGGTCAAGCTGCTTACATCAGCTGCAACAGGACAGTAATGGGCAGACTAGACATCTAAAAATTATCTGTTCAATTTGTACTTAGATATCCAACAGAAGATCTAAGTAcaaattgaaaaaggaaaaacaactaTTTTATATTCTCAGTAGCAGGCACATCTGTGAAAGCTCCTGGAAGCATCACGTGATCCTTAACAGAAATGATTTAAACAGAAATGGCAACCGATTCTCTGAACTTAACTTACCAAGTTGTGCTGGAGCATAAGTCACCTACTGTTTAGAAAATACCAAAACCCAAGCACAGATCTCAGAGTGTGGAGTCCCGGACTGCCTGACGGGGGAGTGCAGTCAGTTTTATTACTAGAACATAGCTGTCTCGTGTTTCATTTTAAAGCTTTAATTGATTTTAGCCTATATTTTAAGAGTGTGGGAGACCTTACTGCAGTCCGTTATAATCAAGACCTCTTCTTTCATGGAGGAGGAAAAAGATAATCAGAACAAAACTGACATCACAAAGTGCAGCAGGACTGAAATCATCACTGCAGCAGGACTGAAATCATCACTGCAGCAGGACTGAAATCATCACTGCAGCATGTAATATAACTACTACACACCAATACTGCAATTCCTAAGGGTTTTCTGGATGCAATGAGAAGCAATGTCTGTTCACCCACACTATACTTGTCTTCAGAGAGAGACTTTAATCTAGTTTGCTTTTCTATGTACATTAAGCATTTGTGGAAGGTGACAGATTATAGCCCCAGAGTCCTTTAACCACACCCCAGAGAAAACACGGGTAATGCAAGCATCCTCATACCATGCCCATGCTTCAGCATGGACCCAGATAGACTCTCTCTAAAGGCCAAAGGGGAGTTCAGCCTTCAAGAaccattcaatccttggcctctctgttgaGAATGCTAATAAGAGGGCCAGGTTAGAGGCAGCTATGATGTGGATACCTGGTCATTAAGAACTCATCTGAGCCCTTCGACTTTTTCCATTTACTACTCAGTAGTGATATCTTCAAGTCTAGACTGACTTGGGCCTCAATTTGGACCAATGATCTAGAGAAGAAAGGTGCCACACCCTATTACTAATCTCCTCGGGCCTCCCAGTCCCTATGTGGctattaaaaaagttaaaatacagCAACATACAATAAGCCTGGTATAACCTTCACacagtttcattttgaaaaataaatccacTAAGTGTTGTGACAGCAGAGCATGTGAACATCTAAGTTCTTGACACTCACACACTTAAAGGCATCTGCATTCATACACCTTAAAGCCAGCTGAACTAATTTAAAACACATTTAGCCCAAAAGTTTACAAAATCTTGTAAACCAAGCTTCATCCCAGAATAAATTTTTGAGTTGAGTTACAAATCCTTAAAGAAAGGTTAATAAAAGGAAAACTGACAGATCTCCATCTGCCGCTGTTAGTAGGTGTCACTCTAATCGTGCAATCTTCTGGGCTCTCAGCAGCTCCCTTATGCACCTTCTGGCGCTCTGTAATGACACCGGTCATGCAGAGGAAGGCCTGGCACACTCAAAATGCTTTGGTCTTTCTGAGGTGGGTGCAGATCAGTTCGCACCCCTTGAAATTTTTATGTGGGACAACACACACGTCTAGCCAAATGAACACTGTTATACTCCCTGTTGACACCCTATTAATAAAGGCACAGAGCAGCATAGTACCACAGAAGCAGTGAGGGATACAACTGCCATACGGGGCCAACTACCAGGAAGTTTGAACAGGTAGCAGATATAGTACAAAAGGCAGCACAAATACAGGGCACGAACCTACAGCCGTGCTCTAAAAAAACCCTCAGACAAACATGAACTGGTGAAGCAAATCCACCAAGCGACGAAACGATGGCTTGATGGAGCTCTGCACTTTGGCTCACCTTATTCTGTTCGTACTTGTATAGAATCTTCAGGGTCTCCATGGCCCTGATCATGGACTGCATGGCAGTGAAGATGTTTTGGTACACCAGCTTGGTGAAGCCCCTTTTGTCCTCTTCAGAGTAGCCTGAGCCATGAATTATCCTCATCTGTTTGATAAATGTGCTCTTCCCGCTTTCCCCAGTGCCTGCAAATGAAGAAACGAAAGGAAAAGTCAACAGAGATCACAAATGAGGTGTGGTACAGAGGGAGTGAAGCTATTATTGCATCCTACTCCACTGCACCTATTAATGGACCCAAGCGGATCTACTCCATTGATTATTACTTCTCCAGTTCCTTTTTGAAAGTCTATATAGTGGCCCTGGTGGGCCCATCCAATGTCAACTATAAGCCTAACTGAGCATGATAGAAAGAGCACTTGTTCTTTTTGACAGGCTAAAAGCAATTCTGGTACACACACCAAATCTTACATTACAGACACTCCCACACATCCTGCCTCAAAAAGCCCTGTCCGTCCGGCACACCTGACCTATTCCCATACAATCCAGCTTGATGCTATAATCACAGCTTCAGCTAAACTCCCTGATATATTCCTAAATTAGTACATTATACAAACTGGGATGCCAATGGGCGTGGGGGAAGGCTGTTAGATCATGAAAGCTCCAGTAGAATTCTCATTATTTTAGTACAATCACTCTTTCCCAACCCAATCTAGACACCTCCTTACTAGATATGAACTCAATATATTAGAAAGAGCAGCTCTGAAAGGAAGAAGGGATCAAAAAACTACCTTCACCATACATTTTTCTTCTCAGTGGCCTGAAACCACCATCTGatagtgaaatatttaaaaaacaaaaacaaaaaaaaaaacaatcaccaCCACCACGTGAAGTGGTAATCCTTTCTGGATTATTTTAAGAAGTTTGGATGAGAAACAACTTGTGAAGGGGACGAGGAAAGGAAATCTCAAATCTCTACTGCCAAGCAGAGTTAAAAACACATACAGAGACCAGCAGGCCAAACAGCAGGAATTGGTAAATAAGAAGTCCAGACCCCCCTGAGATGCAGCAAGATCAGAACTAAATCTCTATCCCTGCTGAAATGAACAAAGTCATCCTTTATCAGTTAGGGGCTAAGTAAGAGGGACACAACTGGTATCAAGCAGATAGGTGGCTTACGTTAATTTTGGCAAGAGGACTCCTAAAGTTTTAGGAAAAGTTACTCTTTTGCCTAAAAGCTTTTACCGACTACTGTTCCAAGTAATACTGAAGTTTACTTTAACCCACAGATCTGAGAGTCTTCCTTGTTTCTTCTGTTTGTTACACTGTGGCATTCAACAGTACTTGGCCTAGTCAGTCTCCCCCGTTTGTGTGAGTCTCTTGCACAGCAACAGTGAAGACTCTGCAGACTCTGTTGTACGTGCAATACCTTAAACTACAGACTTTAAAATCAGCTAGATGTCACGTGAGTGTTGCTTCAACACCGCCAAGCACTAACCGCTAACATCTCCAATAAAAGAAAAGGGATGGCAAGAATGTGCTCCAAATCCAAAAAGGCAGCGCTGCAAGTACAATGCAGACCACACACCACTCATCACATGGTACAAGCCTCCCTCACGACACTGGTTTAATACCAGTTTGGGAAGGCAAGGTAGAGTTGCACTGGTTGGATGTTTCGTACATCCCCAACTCTTACCAAGCCTGCATTCTGTACCTGCAGTCAGGTGGGCAGATCAACATTCCTGCCATTAGGGGCTTAGGAAGATGGAAGctacatcaggtgacagtccaaTGATGAAAATAAAAAGCAGGAAAGGGACAACGTGAAAACTTTCTTACCTTGCAGGGTAAGTGTGAGGGAGAAAGGTTGGCAAAGAAAGGCTTCACACAGCCCTGCCACAATCAAGACCCAACTAGCCTTGGGGGATAATGGGTTTTGTCCAGCGCCCTCTTCTGTATGTATTCATTTATATGGCTACTGATCAGCTATAAGGATCAACCATATATGCCTTCCACAGACCGTCCCCCCATAGCCACCTTACACAGTCTGCAGCTAATTCCTTCACAGAGCAATAGCTCAACTGTACATTGTCCATTCTCCAGAAATATGTTCAATCATTCTACAGAATGCTCTTGTGGAAGTTTCCCCAGATTTGCAGTTGATGTGCATTTAACTAAAAGCTGACTCAATATGGAGCTTTGCTGATTATATTGGCCCATGTATTACAGACTACCCGGATAATGAACCCAGACGCATGCTCATCTTGAGAAATATTAGGAAGGTGACAAATCCTTCAACTCTCCAGATTCAGGGACACAATCTATGGAAAATGCCTGGCTTCAGCAACGTGAACAATCAGATCTCCAACTAGAAATCAGGGGGGTTCTATGTATTAAGACAGAGGCTAATTTATCACAAATGCACATAATTACTCCCTTTGAGTAGATTCTGAAGTtcctatgtctatactgcagggCAATAAACAAATACCcaagcagaaaaaaacccaaaaccaaacacCAAACCAGAAAGAGCAAGAAAAGACTAAAGAGCCTAGCAGAATTTTTAATGTCTCAGTTTACTGaacattaaaataaacattaaggagtccggtagcaccttaaagactaacagatttatttgggtataagcttttgtgagtaaaaaaacccacttcagatgcatcaataaataaaacaaatgttgtTACTGCCACTAACTAGCTATCTTGGTCTCCTCTAAAAAGTTAGaccacaaagagaaaaaaaaaaaaaatcagaaagtgaAATCTTTGCGGTTGAGTACACTGTGGTGAGAACACTTCCTCGTGCTTTTACCACAGTAACCAACAAAGAGTTGAGGCACCTCAAAGCACTTTGATGATGCAACTGTAATACAAACTTCAGCACCAGATCACTAACTTAGGTTCACTTATTCTAGCACACAAGAGATCAAATGCACAACCCCTGACCTTCCATTTTTAAATACGTGCCTCCTGCTTGGCTTCGGTCCCTCAACAATATACACACCATCACTGTGATGGGACCCTGAAACCACCAGTGAGGATAGTCTCCTGTCTTCATAAGGACATAATAACCTTCTTTATACGACAGTGTTGAGATAAGGGAATAATCTGAGCTCACCattccttcagtcaacccataAAAGCCACCTAGTTTACAATAAGTGTTGCTGATGACAAATGCATTTGAAAACGAACTCATGTTGGGTCAATGGCACCCACTGCTTACTTTCATATTATTCTGGGACCCAAGTAACTTTACACAGGAAACATAATCTCATTTTCTTCATTAAAAAGATTAACGTATGCCCAGTATCGGCGGGCAGTAACTGAAGCACTGAAATAGCACTATTTATTAGCAGCCCAACTCATAACAGCATTTCTATTTTTCACTCAGTAATTCTGGTTCAAGCTTCAATATAAACCAACTGTCACCACACTGGACAGCGAAGCTGTGTGGAAGAAATTACCTCTGCTTATTTTGCATTCTTATTGATACTCTACTGTTTATATGATTTCTCTTAAAATATATCCTGCCCTCCCCAAAATTCTTAACCAAGAAAATGCCTCTCTCTAACTAACATGATCTGCATTTATGCTCCACCATACACACCAAAGGATTCTGAACCACACACAGGACTAGGAACCACATACAGGAAATTAACTTTACCCACCGCTAGAACAACCCCCTTTAGGGGCTAACATGACTGCTGCTTAGTACTATGTAACAGTTTAGGAGAGGCAGTGAAGAGTACCATATCCTATTGAAAGTGAAAATGAATATAAGGAGGCAGAATGCAGTTATTAGGGCTAACGCTGTtattcttaggccttgtctaaactATGGATGTCTCCCCACAAATCCTCactagtttttttaaaagtttagctgaactgattttaaaaaacaggttggAGCCAGTTGTAGGCCAGGGTCCAGGCAGCtcgaggttttgtttttttaaaatttttaatgaatcagtTTTCAAACTAGTTGAGTCAAGGAATGGTTCAGACCTCCTGGAGCTTACTCTAACCATGGTACAACCAGTTTTAAAACTGGTTCACATTAACGGTTTTTAAAGCCAATTAGATTTGGGGGAAGGAAAGTTCCCTAATATAGACTCAGCCTTAAGAAAATTGACAAGTGATCAGAAACCTGGTTTTACATTTCACCTGGACAGCAGCACCTCCATCATGCTTTTAACATGCTGCTGGGATACTGTACTATTAATGGCTAGGAAGAAAGTACATCATTTACTCAATCAGTAACACCACTATGCATCAACCTAGATATGCCTATTCAGTCATTCCTGGCCAGACCCAGCCTCGCTTAGCTTTGTAAAGCTGATGCAGACATACCCACATGTGGATTTCGAACTGGACCACCTTACATCTTCAAACAACCCTGACTGGCATGCCAGTTCAGTACACATATCAAATTAAACAGCCTTATTTAATCAGACCTGCTTCCCATTTTGATTTGAAATCACAGATACAATAGATGAACAAGGCCCATGACAGAATGTATAAAAGAGCAGCAATAACTTAGTGTTTTCATAGGCCTCATGGGTTAAGAGTAGCTTATGGGCTACCTGCACCCAGCATCACATTTCCTGCTAACATTGAAGTCCGTAATCTATTATTTTTTGAAAACTTATGATGGCAACTCTCCAAAAACCATGTAGAAGAACTGATTCCCTATCCACGAGGAACCTCAGAAGTACTATGATACACCTTAGTATGCTGATGGAGATATGAACACAGacaacattttgtttacataCTTAAATGACACTCTCACCCCACCAGTGTGGTATCTGAACAGGTATGTCCTTATTCTAGTACAGTGGAGCCCCACTCCTAGAGCAACTCCTGACTACTTTCCTTTCCTGGGCTAATCCTGCTCCATACTTATTACTCCACTTGACTTCAGATTTACTGTGCCTTATCTTTATTTCTCCAAGCCCTCCCTCCAGGTTGGTTTAGAGATCTCTGTGCCCTACTAGAGGAGAGAATGGGAGGGAAAGAATGGTACCCAGGGACCTGGGGGGCTATAGCTGGATAAGTTCCCCGCATTTAACAACGGAGGGAGAAGACCATAGACACCACCAGACTAGGTGGAGAGGATTCCTTCATGAAGAGATGTTAATGAAAGACTCAGAAGTCTGCCAACAATATATAATTACATCAGTTTTAATAATGAAAATTCGCAAACACAAATAAAGCAGTAGGTCCAGCTCCCCTATAAAAGAGTTcttcaaaaggatttttttaagaCTAAAAGTATTATCAATTTTGAAGTTTCTGCTTATGTCAAAAGCAATTTTAACACAAAATCCActatgaaagaaaacaaataaaccagTCAGCCCCCAGCTTCACTATTAAAATTACTCCAAATCTGGAATGAATAAGGAAGATTAAAAAGAAGGGCATGGTAACTTCTAAACAAATTTCCCATATTGTTTTTCCTCACAAGTTATTTTCTGGACAACGGCAAAGTGCCTGACAGTTGTCAACTCTGATAAGTACAAAAAGGTGTGCGGAGTTGGGGGTCTGACCAGCACAGATGTGCCTCCAGAGCATCACTAGAGATTAACATGTGGGTTCTaagatgggggaaggaaggatggcTACTACTGAGTAGTTAGTAtcgtgcctagcacaataggacccCATTCTTTGTTGGGCCACAGGCACTAGTGTAATAAACATGTTTATTGTCAACAACAAATACATGTAGAGCTTAAAAGGGACATAGTTTTTAACCATGTGATTGGTGCGAAGAGTGCCTACTTTACCACATGCAGAGGAGGGCCCATATAGCTGCAAGGGATGCGCTCACAGCAATAATCATTGGGGAAGAAGGCAACTGATGCAGGGGAGTGAAAGCCACATTCAGCGTGGGAATGATGGGACGAAGGGGCAGGAGAtccaggggatggggggcgggggagagaaaagaatggGATCCAGAGCAGGGCAGGTGCTGGGGTCGGAGGacaggggaagaagaggaggggaTCCAAAGCAGGGCAGGTGCTCTGGGGGAGAACAAAAGGTGTTCCAGAGCAGAGCAGGTGCTCTGGGGACcagggagggtgctggggggggggggggagagcagggcaCCCAGAAAAGGAAGAGATCTAGGGCAGGGTGGGTGAGGGGGGATCCAGAGCAAAGGGTGGGTGAGGGGGGATCC from Lepidochelys kempii isolate rLepKem1 chromosome 25, rLepKem1.hap2, whole genome shotgun sequence includes the following:
- the GNA11 gene encoding guanine nucleotide-binding protein subunit alpha-11 — protein: MTLESMMACCLSDEVKESKRINAEIEKQLRRDKRDARRELKLLLLGTGESGKSTFIKQMRIIHGSGYSEEDKRGFTKLVYQNIFTAMQSMIRAMETLKILYKYEQNKTNALLIREVDVEKVSTFEQPYVSAIKTLWTDPGIQECYDRRREYQLSDSAKYYLSDVDRIATPGYLPTQQDVLRVRVPTTGIIEYPFDLENIIFRMVDVGGQRSERRKWIHCFENVTSIMFLVALSEYDQVLVESDNENRMEESKALFRTIITYPWFQNSSVILFLNKKDLLEDKILYSHLVDYFPEFDGPQRDAQAAREFILKMFVDLNPDSDKIIYSHFTCATDTENIRFVFAAVKDTILQLNLKEYNLV